One uncultured Draconibacterium sp. genomic window, GCTGACCGTTTTTGAAACCGGCTTTTTCTCCTGCCGAAAATTCAGCTTTTACAGGTAGGTTAAGGTATTGAAGTTTGTTTGTTAATGAGTTTCCATTCTCATCGTAACTTCTCCCTTTTTGCAAATACTCCAGTCCGCTTTTAAGCGCAAAAGCATCAGTAAACTGGTATTTCGCAAGCAAACCAATGCCCGGGCTAAAACGGACATCGCAGTTTTTAGCTATTTCCAACATATCCGACTGGCAAGTAGCACCCGCACTCGCTTTAACTCCATATTGAAGTTGTGCATTACTTGTTGCTGATATTCCGAGTACTACAACCATTAATAAAACTAGTTTTCTTAACTGAGAGCTCATTTTTGAGCTTTGTTTTTGCAATTGTGATAATTGCTTTTCTGATTTCTGTAACATGATTAATTGTTTAATTGTTATTGTTCTACTATTTGTTAAAACCGACTAATAATATAAAATGGTCGGTTCAGCTTTAAATTTTTTTTAACTACATATTCCGTATAAAAACATGTCTAATACTTCATTTATTTTTTTTCCAAATTCAACATTCGACTCCGGATTTTGTAGAATGGGAAGTTCAAAACCGATCATGGCTGTAAGTAAAGCGCTTCCGATAAAATCAACATTCATTGGTTTGAATTCTTTATTTATAACACCCTCCGAAAGAATTGAAGTAATCATTTTCAGTTCATATTCTTTGTGTTTATTACGAATCTTTTCAATAAAGGAAAATGTAGCCAGGAAATTGTCGTTTAAAGCAACATGGAGATTTCCTTTCGCTGCAAAACGATTCATTCGCAAATAAATGTAGGTTCGAAGTTTATCGGTAGATTTCTGCGTTTGTTTAAGAGCGGTATTAATTTCTTCCTTTAAAAGATCGGCCTCAAGTGCTGTAACGGCTTCAAATACTTCTTCCTTGTTTTTAAAATAATAGTAAAGCGAGCTTTTACCTTTTCCAGCTGCAAAGGCGATGTCGTCCATAGTTGTTTTTTTAAATCCAAAACGACTAAAGGTTACTCCGGCAGCTTCAATAATTTGTAATTTCGATTTACTTTTCATCTTTTTCGACGATTTTAGTCCAAATGTACAGAACGGGTTTTTCACAAAACATGACTTTTATCAAAACTTTCAATAAACTGAATATAATTTAACAATTGAGCAACATTTATGATAATAGTGAGAATGAAGCTAATGGCACATGAAGAGTTTTATTATTTTTGGGCTTATGCGAAAATGGATCAGTGTACTTTTTCTTTTGGTATATATCACTGCGTCAGCGCAAGAACGCGAGTTTACTTTGTGGAACAAGAATGATGTCTCTGTTTCGCCCTGGGAAAAAATTTCACTGGATGTGAGCGAAAAAATTCATTATTCTACCCAACGGAACTCGGTTGATTTGAAATATGCCGAGTTATTTGTTGACTACGAACTTAAAAAATGGATTGAATTTGGGGTTGGCTTTCGGCATACAAAAGTTAATTTACAAAATGGCAACTGGTCGGATGAAAATCGTCCAATGATGGTTCTAAATCTTTCGACGGATGTGCATAAATTTGAGTTAAGTTTTTCAAACAGGATAGAATACAGAAGCTTTAAAACATTCAATAATCATTTTCGTCACAGGCAGGCACTAACTTTTGATTTTCCGAATTTGACAGAATGGGGAATGCAATTTTATGTTACAGAAGAGTCTTTTCTGAAATTGAATGGGGCAGGAACTCATTTGGCGAGAATTTATACCGGATTAAAAGCCATAGACCAAAAGCATTTCGATTTGAAATTTTACTACAGCCTGCAGAAAATGAAAGTGCTAAGTTCCTGGTATACATCTGATATTATTGGATTAAACCTGGGATTTTCAATTTAACATCTTTTCACATTTTACTTCTTAAACCTTTTGGGATGGATACCGTCCAAGCATCATCGTTTGAGTATTAAACAATATTAAAAACAGAATGATGCGTAAACTTGGATTCTTACTTACACTACTGGTTTTTGGTACAACAATCGCGTTGGCTCAAAACAATGGAGGTCAAAGAACTTTTGATCCGGAAGAAATGGCCACCAGGCAAACTGAAGAATTAACCAAAGTTCTCGATTTGGATAAAAATACAGCCAAAGAAGTGCATGCTATTTTATTGGAATCGGGAAAAGAGATGGGGAAAATGCGGAGTGAAATGCAAGCTGGTGGTGACAGAGAGGCCATGCGCGCCCAAATGACCGAAATGCGCAAAAAACAGAACGAGAAATTGAAAAAGGTATTTACTGAAGAGCAGTATACTAAATACGAAAAATATTTGGAAGAAAGACGTGAACAACGTGGACAAAGAGGTCAACGTTAATTTCATATAGTTTAGTTAAATTAGTTTTGGTAGTGGGTCTGTAGTGGTGTACAGGCCCATTTTTTTTTTCTAAAAACGTAAAAAAGCCGGTTTTTAAACAATTTATTTAACAACCGGCTTTTTAGGTAAACAACAATTTACCTGTTATTATTTAAACGATTGCTGCAGATCAACCATTTTAATGGCTGTAACGGCAGCTTCGTCGCCTTTATTGCCATGAATACCACCGGCACGATCCAGTGCCTGCTGTTCGTTCTCAGTGGTTAATACACCAAAAATAAAAGGCTTGTTGTATTTCAGATTTAAATCTTTGGTTCCTTGAGTTACACCTTCACAAATATAATCGAAGTGGCGTGTTTCGCCCTGTATTACGCAACCCAGCAGAATTACTGCATCAACGTTGTCCAGTTCTGCAAAAAATTGTCCTCCCAGCGGTAATTCAAATGTTCCGGGAACATATTTTACCGAAATATTCTCTTCAGAGGCACCGTGTTTTTTTAAGGTTTCCATTGCTCCGTTGGCCAAAGCTCCGGTTATTTGCAGGTTCCATTCGGCTACTACTATTCCAAATTTCATGTTTTCGGCCGAAGGAACCGAATTTATATCGTATGCTGATAAATCTTTTGTTGCCATTTCTAAGTTCTTTTAAACAAAAAACCCCTCGTAAAGAGGGGTTAAATATATAGAATAATTAACGCTTAATTCAATTTAGTGTTCACGCGTGCAATGTAACGATCAGCATTTGTTCCTTCTGTTGATTCAGGAAATTTTGCTTTAATCTCTTTGTAGATTGCAAGAGCGTCTTCCAATTCATCCATCGATTCCAGTAATGAAGCTGCTTTCATCATATAAATAGGAGTAGTTAACTCGTTATCGTTTACTGCGTACGCCTTTTTGTACTGTTTTAGAGCTTTGTCTTGCTCGCCCATTTCAAGGTAAGCATCACCTTTTGCACCTTCAACAACAGGAGCCAACAACAAATCATCGCTTTTAAACTTGTTCAGGTAATCCAATGCTTCTTCGTATTGTCCCAGGTTCAGGTACGAAATTCCGGCATAATAATTAGCTCTGTTTGCAGCTTTGGTAATACCGTAGTCATCAATAATATCTAAAAACCCAAGGTAGTTACCGTCTCCGTTTATTGCCAGATTAAATGAATCTTTTTCGAAATAATTTTCGGCCATAAACATTTGCGACAATGCTTCGTCTTCTTTCGGCTGTAAATAGAATTTGCCGAAACCAAGATAAGCGGCTACAACAATAATAATTCCTCCAACAACGTAACTAATAATTTTCTGATTGTCTTCAACAAATTGTTCCGTTTTGGTTAACGCACTTTCCAGTTCCTGTAAATTATCGGCTTGATCAACTTTCTTTTTTGACATTTCTCTCTTTTTCAAAATTGTGCCGCAAAAATAGTTTTTTTTTCAAAAACGCTAATCTTATGCTTGTATTATTTTGAATAATAATCAACATAAAACTGTTATTAAGTGCTTTTTACCAACATTTCTAAATTGTGCGACGTTTTTTAATAGTTTTGTAGCACTTTAATAAACCGGAAAAGAATGCATATTGAAGAAATTTCAATAGTTAATTTTAAGAATTTAAATGAAGTTAAGGTCGGATTCTCGCCTAAATTAAATTGTTTTATTGGTAATAATGGAGCAGGAAAAACCAACATGCTCGATGCCATTTATTATTTGTCGTTTTGCAAGAGTTTTTTTAATGCCAGCGATCAACTGAACATAAATCACGAAGAGAATTTTTTTATGCTGAACGGGAACTACCACCGTTCTGAATCGAAGGAAGTTATTTCGTGTGGATTACAAAAAGGGCAGAAAAAACAGTTTAAACGAAATACCAAAATTTATAAAAAGTTGCAGGAACACATTGGTTTGCTGCCCTTGGTTATGATTACTCCTTCAGACGGGAATCTGATTTTGGGAGGAAGCGACGAACGCCGTAAATTTATGGACGGTGTTATTTCTCAGTACGACCAGAATTATTTGAACGATTTATTAAAGTACAACCGCGCATTGTTGCAACGAAATAATTTATTAAAACAGTTTGCTTCGGCACGTTTTTTTGATGAAGAGTTATTAAGTATCTGGGACAGCCAGTTGGTTGAATATGGGACGCGCATTCACGAGCAGCGCACAATTTTTGTAGAAAAGTTGATTCCTGTTTTTCAGCGCTACTATTCATTTATTTCGCAGGGTAACGAAATTGTGGGGCTCGAACATCAATCGGATTTGTATGGCAATGATTTTGAAGCCGAATTAAAAGCTGCTTTGTCAAAAGACCGCGCTGCTCAATATACCACTGTTGGAATTCACAAAGACGATTTAGTGTTGAATATTGGCGATTATGCAATTAAAAAACTGGGATCGCAAGGCCAGAAAAAAACCTACCTGGTTGCTTTAAAACTAGCTCAATTTGATTTTATAAAAGAGATATCGGGGCAAAAACCGATACTTTTACTCGACGATATTTTTGACAAACTCGACCAGCACCGTGTTGAGCAAATAGTTACGACTGTAGCGGGCGAACAGTTTGGTCAGATATTTATAACAGACACCAATCGCGAACATTTAGACACAATTATTCGAAAAATGGATACTGATTTTCGTATTTTTAATGTACAATCAGGAAAAGTAGAACTGGCACAATGAGAAGAAGTAATACACAATCGTTAAGTGAGGTTTTAAAAGAGTACATCGCACAAAACCGAATAGAAAGCAAACTAAAAGAAGTTGATGTGGTGCAAGGGTGGGAAAATTTGCTTGGTAAAACCATAGCACATTATACAAAAAACATATACATCAGTAATCGTATTTTATATGTTGAAATCTCATCGTCGGTTGTAAAAAATGAACTTTTTATGATGCGCGATGAAATTTGCCGCCGCATAAATGAGAATGCCGGTCAGAATGTAGTTTCAAAAATTATTTTTAAATAAAAACAAACCTAATCTATGAACCTGGACGAATTAAACGAAGAGTTTGGACTTGAGGGAGAAATTGGCTTTTACGAAGAAGAAGATATTGTATTTGCGATGGTTTCGAATAAATATGCCGACGCCACAATAAGCTTATACGGAGCACAAATATTAAATTACAATCCGGTACGAAGTATGGAAATTTTGTGGATGAGTCCGGAGAGTATTTTTGAAAAAGGCAAAGCAATTCGGGGTGGAATTCCGGTTTGTTTTCCCTGGTTTGGTCCACATGTTAGTTATGAAAGTATGCCTCAGCACGGTTTTGCCCGTATTTTGGACTGGGAAGTTTCTAAAACTGAAATGCTCCCGAATGGCGAAAGCAAAATTGTATTACAGCTTTGTTCTTCTGAAGAAACTAAAAAATACTGGCCGTACGATTTCTGTGCCGATATGATTTTTACTGTGGGAAATAAACTTTCGGTTACGCTTAAAGTTACCAATACTTCAAACGAGCCACTTGATTATACCTGTGCCTTGCATAGTTATTTTAGTTTGTCGGCTATTCAGAATATTACCATTGAAGGATTGGAAAATACGCTTTACAAGAACCAGTTAGATGGAGGCGAATATCTACAGGAGACTGAATTACTTGAGATTGCCCAGGCAGAAACCCGTCATTATTACGACACCGAAACTACCTGCGTGATTGACGATCCCATTTATAAACGACGTATTCGAATTGAAAAAGAGGGGAGTAAGAATACCACAGTTTGGAATCCATGGGCTGAAGCATGTTTGCAAATGGGCGATGTACCAGACGATGCATACGAAACCTTTGTGTGTTTGGAAACGGTAAACAAGATTAACAACAGTATTAAACTTGCGCCGGGAGAAAATCACGAAACCACAGCAATAATTGGAATAGAATAGAAAAAGCTGCCTGAAACGGGCAGCTTTTTTGTTTTATGATGCTTTGTTTAATAATATATTTCCAGTCTGTTGAAAAAGAAATCAGCCTCTATTTGAGCATTCTCATCGCTGTCTGAACCGTGTACCGCATTTTCAGTCATACTGCAGGCAAACAATTTTCGAACCGTACCTTCTTTGGCATTTTCAGGATTAGTTGCCCCAATTAGTTCTCTAAAATCTTCAATTGCATTCTCCTTTTCCAGAATTGCGGTAATTATTGGACCCGAACTCATAAACTTAATTAGGTTTTTAAAAAAAGGTTTTCCCTCGTGAACTGCATAAAAAGCAGCTGCCTGAGTTTTCGAGATTCGCGTAAATTTTAATGCTTTTATTACAAACCCGGCTTCGTTAATCATTTTCAAAATTGCCCCGGCATAATTGTTTTTTATCGCCGTTGGTTTGATTATTGTAAAAGTCATGTTTCCAGCCATATTCGAGTATTTTATTATGGTTAATATACAATATTACAAAAAATAGGATTATGAAAGCTTTCTGTCGAGTGAAGAATTCTTATATTTGTCCCTTCAAATTTTTAGCATTTTGAAAAACACTGAAATAGAGATTATTACGTCGGTAAAAAAGATATTGACCGAGAGCAAAAAGAAGATCACAATTGTTCCGCATGAACATCCTGATGGAGATGCCATTGGCTCAGCATTGGGACTTGGTCAGGTATTAAAAAACTTCGGACACGAGGTTCAGGTAATTTCGGTAAACGATTATCCCGATTTTTTAAAATGGTTTTCTTCCGATGTTCCTGTTTTAATTTTTGAGAAAGAAAAAAAAGTAGCAAAAGAATTGATGTTTGCTTCGGATATAATGATTTGCGTTGATTTTAATGAAGAAAAACGCACCGGACACCTGGAGAAATTCATAAAACGTTTTGAAAATACCAGGATACTTATCGATCATCATCCGTATCCAACCGACTTTTGCGACTATACTATTTCCGAAACAAGTTACAGTTCAACGGCCGAATTGGTTTTTGATGTAACCGAAGCAATTGGCTTACATCCACAGATTGATTTAAAGGCTGCTGAAGCCTTGTTTACAGGAGTTTTAACCGATACAGGAGGATTTAATCACAATACATCGAATAATACCTTTAAAGTGGTTTCAAAGCTAATGGAGCTGGGTATTAATACCGATAAAATTCGTTCGGAGGTATTTAGTAACTTTTCTGCCCATCGCATGAGATTGCTGGGATACTGTTTGAATGAAAAAATGAAGGTTTTTCCTGAATTTCGTTCGGCTGTAATTAGTTTAACCATTGAAGAACTGGAGCGATTTAACTTTAAACCCGGCGATACTGAAGGATTTGTAAATTATCCGCTCTCGATAAATAATATTGTATTCAGTGCGTTATTTATCGAAAAGGTGGGATTTGTTAAAGCTTCTTTTCGATCAAAGGGTAATTTCCCTGCCAATACTTTTTCGAGCCAACATTTTAACGGCGGCGGCCATTTAAACGCTGCCGGTGGCGAATCGGAATTAAACCTGGAAGAAACTATTGCAAAGTTCACGCAACTATTACCCGAGTTTAAGCATCAGTTGTTGGAAACAACAATTTAAATGTAATAGAATGAAGTTAAGATTTTTTAGAAATTTAGTATTTGCAGCGCTTTTAATTGGTTTTGTAGCATCGTGTATTGATGATAATGGTAGTACTTATATTCCGCCGACTCACGAAGAAGAAATGGCACTTTTAAATGAGTATCTGGATACATTACAAAACAGAGGACTTGACATTGATACAACCGAACTGGGTGTGTATTACATTGTCGATTCCATTGGTGAAGGTGCTTTCCCTGTGGTTGGCGATACTTGCGAGGTAAAATACACCGGCTTTTTTATCGATGGATCAATATTTGATACGTCGGGTACTAACACGTTTGAATTTATTTTAGGTTCGGAAAATTTAATTCCCGGATGGAACGATGGAATGAAAGTAATTAACAAAGGAGCATTTGTTTATTTGTTAATTCCGTCTGAATTGGCTTACGGTAGCACGGGCTATTCTTCAGTCCCTCCGAATACTACAATAATTTTTAACATTGAAATGGTAGATATTAAGCAAGGTTATTAATTTTGCTGAAAATTAGAATGGTGTTAAACTGTTTCCATTCTATTAAAACATGAGAAATAATTATAATCAGATGAAGAAAACTCTAGCAATAGTATTTTTGGTTTTAGGCACAGTTGCATTTTTTGCCTGCAACGATGGTATTGATTACGAAAAGATGAGAAAGGAAGAATTGGCTATTCTTGATGCATACATTGCCAGAGTGCACCCGGGTGCCGAGCCAACTCCTTCGGGTCTTTATTACTTTAATGAAGAAGGAACCGGATCGGGAGATACCATTAAATTAGGAGACAGGGTTCAGATCTATTATGCAACCTGGGCACTTATAGATGCAGAAGATAGTGTGCTTGTTGATGAAACTTCGGGTTATTTAGATGGTCACAGATACGAACCATACAGTTTTGTTGTTGGTGCCGGAACTTCAATCACCGGCCTTGAAGAAGCAACAAGATACATGCAGCCCGGTACTCGTTCTCATTTGGTAATAAACTCCGAATTGGCTTATGGCCAACAAGGTTCAGGAAGTATCGGATCGTTTCAAACCGTTTTAATGGAAGTTGAAGTTTATAAAGTAATTCCATTGGATACCGAATAAAAGTAAGAAGTTACTGTTATGAACAGAGCACAACTTCTGAAAAAATTATTACCCGGTTTTATTCCTCTTTTTGTTTTTATCGCAGCCGATGAAATTTGGGGGACTAAAATCGGGTTGTTTGTTGCTATTGGTGTTGGTATTGCAGAAATGGCATGGATTGCCATAAAAGAAAAGCGTTTCGAAAAGTTTGTTTTATTCGATACGCTTTTGTTAGTTATACTTGGTGGAGTATCCATTCTGCTCGACAATGATATTTTCTTTAAACTTAAACCCGGTTTAATTGAACTAATTCTAGTGGCCATTCTGGCTATTTCATCATTTTCATCGATAAATATTATTGGATTAATGGGGCAGCGCTACCTAAAAGATGCCCAATTTAATGATACACAGCTGGCCCAAATGCGACAAAGTATGAAAGCCTTGTTTTATATTTTTTCGGCACACACTGTTCTGGTTTTTTATTCAGCCTTTTTTATGAGTAAAGAGGCCTGGGCTTTTATCAGCGGAGTTTTGTTTTATATTATTTTCGGCATGTATTTTCTGTTTGAAATGTATCGTCAAAAGCGATTACAAAAGAATACGACAAACGAAGAATGGGTTCCCTTGGTTGACGAGAGCGGTAAGGTTTTAGGCCGGGCTCCCCGCAGTCAGGTGCACAACGGTAGCAAACTTTTACATCCGGTTGTACACTTGCATGTGTTGAATAAAAATAAATCGATTCTTATTCAGAAACGTCCCATGAACAAACAAATACAACCCGGTAAATGGGACACTGCCGTCGGAGGTCATATTTCGGATGGCGAAACACTGGAGCAAGCCCTGAAAAAAGAAGCATTTGAAGAAATTGGGTTAAAGGATTTTTCTGCGAAACTTCAGAAAGTGTACAAGTGGGAATCGGAAGTTGAAGCTGAACTGGTTTATATGTTTACCACCTACGACTTTAAGAATTATGGAGTTCAGTCGGATGAAGTGGAGGAACTACGTTTCTGGACCAAAAACCAGGTGGAGAAAAACCTTGGGAAAGAAGTGTTTACACCCAATTTTGAGCACGAATTTTTACTGCTCAAAAAACTGCAACTACTTTAGCATCTCTTTTTACATATAACAACTAAGTCTTTAGTTTAACCACTTGTTTTTTAACTAACCAAGTAAAAATATAACCGGTTGTTTGTGCAAATCGGGTGTTTTTCCTTTCCACTCCTGGACGGTTTTTGTAACAATATATTCCTGTTCTCCGGTAATATTGGCAGCAATGCAGAGTAGAGTCGATGGCGAGCATGTTTTTAACAGATCGGCAATTAACTGGTTGTTACGGTATGGCGTTTCAATAAAAATCTGTGTCTGCTTTTCGATTATTATTCGTTTTTCAAGAGCAGCAATTTCTTTGGTGCGTTCTATCGGTTTCACAGGCAAATAGCCTTTAAACGCAAAATTTTGTCCGTTTAATCCCGAAGCCATCAATGCCAGCAAAATGGATGAAGGACCAACAATGGGAACTACTTTAAACCCACGTTGATGAGCCATTCGAACTACATCGGCTCCCGGATCGGCAACTCCCGGGCAACCGGCCTCAGAAATAACGGCAATGTCCTTTCCGTCAACAAGTGGTTTTAAAAAACGTGGCAAATCCTGCACCTGAGTGCGTTTGTTAATTTCGTAAAAAGTACACTCGTCAATGTTTATATCGCGGTTAACCTGTTTCATAAACCTGCGCGCCGTACGAATATTCTCAACGATAAAATAGCGGGTATTGGTAAGTATCGTTTCAATTTGTGCCGGCATAACAAGTTGCCAGTCGCCTTCGGCTAAAACATTTGGTACAAGATAGAGTGCTGCCATTGTTAAAAATTTTATGCAAAAGTAGTTATAATCCCAGTTTCAAAAGCACTTTTGTTAAATTTGCTTCATGCCCATTAACAAAAAACTACATATCGAAGCTACTTTTCTTGGAACCGGCACATCGCAGGGAGTTCCGGTTGTTGCCTGTAAATGCGAGGTATGTCAATCTAACGATCTTAAAGACAAACGGCTTCGTTCTTCCTTGTTATTAACTATTAATGGTTTTAATTTTGTGATTGATGCCGGACCCGATTTCCGTCAGCAAATGTTACGGGAAAAAGTAATGTCGTTGCGGTCGATACTTTTAACACACGAACATGTCGATCATATTTTTGGCCTCGACGATATTCGGTCGTACAACTGGATTCAGAAGAATCCGATGGAAATTTATGCTGAAGAACGGGTGCAAACCGCGATAAAAAGAATATTCAATTATGTGTTTGCAGAGTTTAAATATCCGGGCATCCCGAAGATGCATCTCGAGGATGTGACTGATAATCCGTTCGCCATTGAAAGCATTAAGTTTGTGCCTATCCGTTGCTGGCACCATAAACTTCCGGTGTACGGATACAGAGTAGGGGATTTAACCTATATAACCGATACAAACTTTATAGAAGACAAAG contains:
- a CDS encoding NUDIX domain-containing protein, giving the protein MNRAQLLKKLLPGFIPLFVFIAADEIWGTKIGLFVAIGVGIAEMAWIAIKEKRFEKFVLFDTLLLVILGGVSILLDNDIFFKLKPGLIELILVAILAISSFSSINIIGLMGQRYLKDAQFNDTQLAQMRQSMKALFYIFSAHTVLVFYSAFFMSKEAWAFISGVLFYIIFGMYFLFEMYRQKRLQKNTTNEEWVPLVDESGKVLGRAPRSQVHNGSKLLHPVVHLHVLNKNKSILIQKRPMNKQIQPGKWDTAVGGHISDGETLEQALKKEAFEEIGLKDFSAKLQKVYKWESEVEAELVYMFTTYDFKNYGVQSDEVEELRFWTKNQVEKNLGKEVFTPNFEHEFLLLKKLQLL
- a CDS encoding tetratricopeptide repeat protein, with translation MSKKKVDQADNLQELESALTKTEQFVEDNQKIISYVVGGIIIVVAAYLGFGKFYLQPKEDEALSQMFMAENYFEKDSFNLAINGDGNYLGFLDIIDDYGITKAANRANYYAGISYLNLGQYEEALDYLNKFKSDDLLLAPVVEGAKGDAYLEMGEQDKALKQYKKAYAVNDNELTTPIYMMKAASLLESMDELEDALAIYKEIKAKFPESTEGTNADRYIARVNTKLN
- the ndk gene encoding nucleoside-diphosphate kinase: MAGNMTFTIIKPTAIKNNYAGAILKMINEAGFVIKALKFTRISKTQAAAFYAVHEGKPFFKNLIKFMSSGPIITAILEKENAIEDFRELIGATNPENAKEGTVRKLFACSMTENAVHGSDSDENAQIEADFFFNRLEIYY
- a CDS encoding MBL fold metallo-hydrolase, translating into MPINKKLHIEATFLGTGTSQGVPVVACKCEVCQSNDLKDKRLRSSLLLTINGFNFVIDAGPDFRQQMLREKVMSLRSILLTHEHVDHIFGLDDIRSYNWIQKNPMEIYAEERVQTAIKRIFNYVFAEFKYPGIPKMHLEDVTDNPFAIESIKFVPIRCWHHKLPVYGYRVGDLTYITDTNFIEDKELEKIKGTKVLIINCLRKEKHLSHFSLDEVLEIVSKIEPEKTYLTHMSHALGKYEDLIKELPENILPAYDGLKIEL
- the ribH gene encoding 6,7-dimethyl-8-ribityllumazine synthase; translation: MATKDLSAYDINSVPSAENMKFGIVVAEWNLQITGALANGAMETLKKHGASEENISVKYVPGTFELPLGGQFFAELDNVDAVILLGCVIQGETRHFDYICEGVTQGTKDLNLKYNKPFIFGVLTTENEQQALDRAGGIHGNKGDEAAVTAIKMVDLQQSFK
- a CDS encoding D-hexose-6-phosphate mutarotase; the encoded protein is MNLDELNEEFGLEGEIGFYEEEDIVFAMVSNKYADATISLYGAQILNYNPVRSMEILWMSPESIFEKGKAIRGGIPVCFPWFGPHVSYESMPQHGFARILDWEVSKTEMLPNGESKIVLQLCSSEETKKYWPYDFCADMIFTVGNKLSVTLKVTNTSNEPLDYTCALHSYFSLSAIQNITIEGLENTLYKNQLDGGEYLQETELLEIAQAETRHYYDTETTCVIDDPIYKRRIRIEKEGSKNTTVWNPWAEACLQMGDVPDDAYETFVCLETVNKINNSIKLAPGENHETTAIIGIE
- a CDS encoding TetR/AcrR family transcriptional regulator, yielding MKSKSKLQIIEAAGVTFSRFGFKKTTMDDIAFAAGKGKSSLYYYFKNKEEVFEAVTALEADLLKEEINTALKQTQKSTDKLRTYIYLRMNRFAAKGNLHVALNDNFLATFSFIEKIRNKHKEYELKMITSILSEGVINKEFKPMNVDFIGSALLTAMIGFELPILQNPESNVEFGKKINEVLDMFLYGICS
- a CDS encoding DNA replication/repair protein RecF; translation: MHIEEISIVNFKNLNEVKVGFSPKLNCFIGNNGAGKTNMLDAIYYLSFCKSFFNASDQLNINHEENFFMLNGNYHRSESKEVISCGLQKGQKKQFKRNTKIYKKLQEHIGLLPLVMITPSDGNLILGGSDERRKFMDGVISQYDQNYLNDLLKYNRALLQRNNLLKQFASARFFDEELLSIWDSQLVEYGTRIHEQRTIFVEKLIPVFQRYYSFISQGNEIVGLEHQSDLYGNDFEAELKAALSKDRAAQYTTVGIHKDDLVLNIGDYAIKKLGSQGQKKTYLVALKLAQFDFIKEISGQKPILLLDDIFDKLDQHRVEQIVTTVAGEQFGQIFITDTNREHLDTIIRKMDTDFRIFNVQSGKVELAQ
- a CDS encoding SAM-dependent methyltransferase — encoded protein: MAALYLVPNVLAEGDWQLVMPAQIETILTNTRYFIVENIRTARRFMKQVNRDINIDECTFYEINKRTQVQDLPRFLKPLVDGKDIAVISEAGCPGVADPGADVVRMAHQRGFKVVPIVGPSSILLALMASGLNGQNFAFKGYLPVKPIERTKEIAALEKRIIIEKQTQIFIETPYRNNQLIADLLKTCSPSTLLCIAANITGEQEYIVTKTVQEWKGKTPDLHKQPVIFLLG
- a CDS encoding porin family protein, whose product is MLQKSEKQLSQLQKQSSKMSSQLRKLVLLMVVVLGISATSNAQLQYGVKASAGATCQSDMLEIAKNCDVRFSPGIGLLAKYQFTDAFALKSGLEYLQKGRSYDENGNSLTNKLQYLNLPVKAEFSAGEKAGFKNGQRIYFAVGPYVSYLLDAKGELNDVSFDLASDTKDFDFGLSYEIGFDFPVFKTKTLQVGLNYDMGFIEVYKSEPDLHNKMASISLGLLF
- a CDS encoding FKBP-type peptidyl-prolyl cis-trans isomerase, with product MKLRFFRNLVFAALLIGFVASCIDDNGSTYIPPTHEEEMALLNEYLDTLQNRGLDIDTTELGVYYIVDSIGEGAFPVVGDTCEVKYTGFFIDGSIFDTSGTNTFEFILGSENLIPGWNDGMKVINKGAFVYLLIPSELAYGSTGYSSVPPNTTIIFNIEMVDIKQGY
- a CDS encoding FKBP-type peptidyl-prolyl cis-trans isomerase; amino-acid sequence: MKKTLAIVFLVLGTVAFFACNDGIDYEKMRKEELAILDAYIARVHPGAEPTPSGLYYFNEEGTGSGDTIKLGDRVQIYYATWALIDAEDSVLVDETSGYLDGHRYEPYSFVVGAGTSITGLEEATRYMQPGTRSHLVINSELAYGQQGSGSIGSFQTVLMEVEVYKVIPLDTE
- a CDS encoding DUF2490 domain-containing protein — translated: MKSFIIFGLMRKWISVLFLLVYITASAQEREFTLWNKNDVSVSPWEKISLDVSEKIHYSTQRNSVDLKYAELFVDYELKKWIEFGVGFRHTKVNLQNGNWSDENRPMMVLNLSTDVHKFELSFSNRIEYRSFKTFNNHFRHRQALTFDFPNLTEWGMQFYVTEESFLKLNGAGTHLARIYTGLKAIDQKHFDLKFYYSLQKMKVLSSWYTSDIIGLNLGFSI
- a CDS encoding DUF721 domain-containing protein, encoding MRRSNTQSLSEVLKEYIAQNRIESKLKEVDVVQGWENLLGKTIAHYTKNIYISNRILYVEISSSVVKNELFMMRDEICRRINENAGQNVVSKIIFK
- a CDS encoding bifunctional oligoribonuclease/PAP phosphatase NrnA encodes the protein MKNTEIEIITSVKKILTESKKKITIVPHEHPDGDAIGSALGLGQVLKNFGHEVQVISVNDYPDFLKWFSSDVPVLIFEKEKKVAKELMFASDIMICVDFNEEKRTGHLEKFIKRFENTRILIDHHPYPTDFCDYTISETSYSSTAELVFDVTEAIGLHPQIDLKAAEALFTGVLTDTGGFNHNTSNNTFKVVSKLMELGINTDKIRSEVFSNFSAHRMRLLGYCLNEKMKVFPEFRSAVISLTIEELERFNFKPGDTEGFVNYPLSINNIVFSALFIEKVGFVKASFRSKGNFPANTFSSQHFNGGGHLNAAGGESELNLEETIAKFTQLLPEFKHQLLETTI